The following coding sequences lie in one Ictalurus punctatus breed USDA103 chromosome 16, Coco_2.0, whole genome shotgun sequence genomic window:
- the tmem267 gene encoding transmembrane protein 267, whose amino-acid sequence MRGLRSRTDSIAVPLNSAVETEKAQALLQTFSTASLLASAGLGAFCLLADAVLSSSFIQQHTWLRAVLDNSVHGVIALWSWAIVIGLRKKSDFYEVLLAGFLASAIDLDHFYMAGSLSLKAALNLPRRPPLHCSTLVPVLCFSLRLLMWACRLKDSWCSLPWLLFISLASHHIRDGVRHGLWLWPFANTPPISYWLYVTITATLPHLCSVLMYLTGTRDMISTKHGVAIDV is encoded by the exons ATGCGGGGTTTGCGCTCCAGGACGGACTCCATAGCCGTGCCGTTGAACTCGGCTGTGGAGACGGAAAAGGCGCAGGCGCTGCTCCAGACGTTCAGCACAGCGTCTCTGCTGGCCAGCGCTGGACTCGGAGCCTTCTGCCTCCTAGCCGATGCTGTCTTAAGCTCGTCGTTTATCCAGCAGCACACGTGGCTCAGGGCCGTGCTGGACAACTCGGTCCATGGCGTGATCGCACTCTGGTCTTGGGCCATCGTCATTGGCCTGAGGAAGAAGAGTGACTTTTATGAAGTGTTGCTGGCTGGCTTCCTCGCCTCCGCCATCGACCTGGACCACTTCTACATGGCCGGATCACTGTCACTTAAA GCAGCTCTGAACCTGCCCCGGCGTCCTCCTCTGCACTGCTCCACGCTGGTCCCGGTGCTCTGCTTCTCACTGCGCCTGCTCATGTGGGCGTGCAGGCTGAAGGACTCGTGGTGTTCGCTGCCCTGGCTGCTGTTCATCTCTCTGGCGTCACACCACATACGGGACGGAGTGCGCCACGGCTTGTGGCTCTGGCCCTTCGCCAACACGCCACCGATCTCCTACTGGCTGTACGTCACCATCACGGCCACCCTCCCTCACCTCTGTTCTGTGCTCATGTACTTGACCGGCACCAGAGACATGATCTCTACTAAGCACGGCGTGGCCATCGACGTCTGA